From the genome of Tripterygium wilfordii isolate XIE 37 chromosome 6, ASM1340144v1, whole genome shotgun sequence:
GATGCTCCAAACACAAAGCTGCAAAAGTTATGTGCTACTATTAGAGAGAGCAACCATATGAGATCAAACAATTTCGCACCTTTAATGAGTTAAAAACCCACCTTAAGTTTCTGGATTTCAATTAACAGTTCACAAGTACTACATTAATTAAAGAGTTTGTGAAGTATAAAGGGAAGTTACACAATTAAAAGTTGATAGCAAATTTCACCACCAATGTGAATGCCAGTTGATATTACCATTCCCTTGGCATAAAAAGGATGCCATTAACAGGTTCCTAGGTACAATATCAAGTATAAAACCTACCCCCCCAAACATAACCCAACCCAACCAACAACAATCATCAGCCTTCAGCAACTAGCAAAGACCTCTGCTAGGCACTACCCGCCGCAAAAATATCAGTATCTAGATCACACGTAACCACTACTGAATATCTCACCactcaccaccaccatcacttgATTATTACTgaagaaaaatacattttttaaaTCGTTCCACAGGGATACCATTACACGTTGGCTAAAGGACTCCAGACAACTAGAAATCTCATTTCTATATGCTCATTAAGGTGTTAGGTTCATTCAACTCTAAAGAGGTGTGTTGCGTAATTAGACTGataaacacacacagagatGAGCAtattatatacaaacacaagtAACCATATCAGGGGTTTCGCTTACTTGAGCATCGGCACCagatgaaactaagatgttaAGATTGGTGGAGAAGGCTAAACCAGTTATTCGCTTTTGGTGGCCCTTCAATTTTGACTTTACCTAGAAAACTCAAAGCAGGCACATCAGTTCCAGTCAAAGACCCAAAAAAATACTACAAATACACGCGGTTCAAACAAGCAACTACCTCATCCACTCTGACATTGTATATGTGAATGGTAGAATCCTCCATACCAATAGCTATAATGTTATTATCCTGCGGGTGGAATGCTAGGAAGGTTGAAGCAGGGAGGGGTGGCATGAATGTTGTCATTACCTATAAATCAAGCAAGTCGTGATAAAGCATTGAGAAAGAAATGTCAATACTATCTGATAGCCAATCATGACCGGACATACCTTGAAGGTCATCATGTTAAACAATGAGACCTTTCCACCAGTGGCTGACATGACATATGAGTCATTCTTAGAGAGTGCAATGCACGGGACTGCTTCTTCGAGGTTGACACCTGTGATGTCATTGGTCATAAGAAGACCACTGTTTGGTTGCCAATGGTGTGGTACGACACTTGCAGTGGCCTTCAAAAGCTCACTCACTTCAGCAATCCCTTCGCCAAACAATATTCCAAacacacaaaagaaaatgaaggtaGAACAAGAATAGAATGAAATACCTTGCCAGTTGGATTTTGCTCATTGCGAGTCCACTTCCACAGCTTCTGAACCCCATTAGATCCAAGTGCCAAAATGCCAACTCCAGAATTTGTATATATAAGTCGAACAACCtggatatatataaatatatgtttgtatatatacatgtgtatgtatatgtatatgtatatatcaaaTGGTGGCAGCAGTTGATGATTAAAAAGTCATGCAATCTATAAAGAAAACTTCAACACACCTTGCTAGAAGTATCAGTGCTGTCAGGCAAGCTAACCATTCTGCACTGGCCGGGGTCTACAATTTCAGCCAGTTGCCAAGGCTTCAATTTATCAATCACTTCATCCATCTTTGTCGGCTTTTCCATGCTTCTACCCATTGAATCAACACCATTCTTGCAAAAGAAAACCAAGGCAAGGAAATCATTGTCTGGCAGCAAAGGATTTAACCAAGTAGCAGTAGCTTGTCAAAAGTTAAAGAGGAAATAAATCGCAGAAAAGCAGGGTTGATTccataagaggaaaaaaaaaacatatcaaaAACTCAGGGCAAGTATTTTTAAAGacagtaataaaaaaaagtactttCGAAGTTTATTTAGCGTCATGTAGTGGCACATATCAATCATCCCATCAAAAGCAAGATCACACTATAACTGGGAAAATATGCTTCTAAAATTGGGAGGAGGAGACCTTAATTTCCTGTAAACGTTTGTTGCATTCACTGGGAATACAGATCCTATCAAAATTGCTTGTAACTTCTAAAATACATGTCCAAGAAACCAATCCAAGAAGTTACACTGGCTCCGGCTTCTAACAATAATGTTTGGAAgggacaaaaaaacaaaataggtCATATTAGAAATCTCTCACGATATACCATAATTGGAGAAGGCCTGACAGGGGAGCTCCTCTCCACTTTGCAATTGACTGGACTGACATTTGGAACAGCAGAATTGCCCGAAACCAGTAACTGTACATGAAAGGGAGTTATCCACATACTAGGCAAAAGTATTCACAAGGAAATATtcaattaaaataaagaaatagtaACCACCTTGATGACAGAAGATTCAATGGGCATTCTTACTGCTTCATAAGCCGGAGGCGTATCAACTGATCTTATAATTCTAAGACCAGAATTGTTTGCAAGTATTTTGAATCCATTGTCTGCTGTTGAAACAGCAAGAATACTTCCATCCTTGTTAAACTTCAAGCGGGGAAGTGGCTGAAGCATGTAATATAATAAGTACAGATTGTGGGAGGGAAAAGTATCATAAAAGAgctattaatataaaaatataacccACCTCGAGCCCACCCTCCGCATCTGTGCTTGTCAGAACATTGGTATTTTCCATATCCCAAAACTTTATTTGGCTATCTTCACCTGCAGCCAAAAAGTTATTTTGGGTTGTGTCGAACTGTACAACGCCTACTCCCACAGATTTCTTCCCAAACCCAGTATATGTCCTCTTTATTGCTCCTTCACTTTCATTCCATTCAACAAGAAAAGAGTCCCCCTCCTTACTCGTGCCACAAGAGAAAAACCTGAAGAAATAAATGCAAGAAACAAGAACAACAGTAAGATAATAATCATAAAAGTAGAAATGAAAACATCCAGGGATCAGAGCAAAGAAACTAATTGACAAAATAAACACAATAGAATTTCATCAATCTTACCTGCTTCCATCAGCACTGTAAAGCATTGTTGTGCACCAGTGGCCAGGAGCATCATAGTCAACTCTAGACCCCATGTTGTCATATAGCCATGCTTTTATTTTCCCATCAATAGCAGTTGAAAATATGAACTGCTATCAAGAATCAAAATTCCCATGAAACATCTCTTcaattcaatataatatataactaCTATTACGATACAAGCCGATTTCAGCCAGCAATCGTAAGTGGTGTGGACAACATTGCATGGGCAAAACTGTAGTGTGCATGCATGTGTCAGAAATTGCGGACAGAACTTGTTACAAAGCAAGCACAGGCAAAAGTATAAACACAAAAGATTCATATTCCGAGTACTGAATTAATGCATAATAAGTAAGGCATTGATTGTGCCATAGAGCACAATAAGCAACGCATTGATTGTACTGTACCATCCCCATATAAGGTAAGGACATTAAAGCAGAGACAGATATCATGCATCCTAGCATTAGAACTGTCATCACCGGTGAGGAATAGGGAGGACAGGCAGTGATATAATGCATGTCAAGGAACGAAAACAGCATACAGCAGGTTGGTGTAGCCTTCATAGCAATCAGAGTGGAAGAATCCTGAATGCATGTTCTACACAGACTGCACGAATATTCCCAAACTTTATTTAGTTGTTCCCTATCTCCTACTAGACATTATCTTGCTTCCTATCCCTGGCTACGATAACAATagtaaatttgaaatttcataGCATGAAAAATAAGAACTTGGTAAATAACTTGATCTGATTTCAATAAAAGATGGCAAATTTGTCTCTCCCATTTCATatccacaaatataaatgaACCAATTTTAATTATTCTGTGCAAATATTTCCTTGAAGATACATCAAATAAAAATGTGCAGTTTTTTGTACATTTGGCTTTTGGAATTTTAAaggagtaaataaataaaattatagaacCACCAACAAGCAACTAGAAAACTCCATATCTCTATAAGTACGCAGCAATATTATCCTATAAGTACGTAGCAATATCATCTCCCCCATGACCCATCACCTAATAACTAAAACAGTATCATACATGTATTAGATTTCGTTTGGGAACAATCTAACTAGTTCATGAGACACCTAATGATAATCAGTTTATTACCATTGACTTTGTAGCATTAACACTTGTATCAATGATAATCAGTTCATTAAATGGCCTGTAAACAATAAGACAGTCAATTGTTTACATCTTCCTGTAATGCAACTACAATCGTGGCACAAGAGTCCCACAGTTGAGGCAGGATTGGAGAAGGGCAAGATCTGCACAAAATTCACCCCACATATTGGAGAGGCAACTTTCCAAGAATTGAAGCCCACGACCACTGAGTTATGACTTATGATGAAGCAACTTTACCACAGGCCAAGGGTTCACCTTCTGTTGATACTTGCACTTTTATATTCATAAGCAAAAATGAGTCACGAAGTACAAAATGAGGACAAAACATTTCCAGGTCTTATGTCCGGAAAccctatttgaaaaaaaaagacactgGAAAACAAAATAAGAGCTTATATCTACGAAAAACAATGTCTCAACTCAAATACCTGAATGTTCTCTTTCTTGTGAGGACAGATAGAATACACTGGTGCCTCATGACCTTCAAAGTGATATAACTTTCGTCCAGATAAATCCCACACCTGCTTCATCTCTTCACTTAGATTATATGAAATATATAGTTCTCATTCTATCAAAATTGGAATTTATTGcaataattttctctcaccttTATCAATTTGTCATCTCCACAGGTGACCACACAGAGTGTTTTATTTGGATTAGCAAAAGCCAAGTCATTCACACTACCAACATGGGCATCAATCTGTGAACACAAAGGAAACAAGTCAGGCTGTAGTTACACTATATGTCTGGATGGTCAAGTTGCAATACTCACCTCTAAATGCTGGCGTAGATCACGAGATCCAGCATAACCATATAGGTGAACCAAATGTTTAGTAAATGCAGCACCTGCAAGAAGGAAAACAATAAGATGCAGACATGAAATTGAAAAGTATTGTCAACAGCAGGAAGGAGGGGTCTCACATACCCACAAAATTTCCATCCGGACTCCATGCCACACGGCTGACAGATATTGGTGCATCTTTGACAATAGAAGcctgaaacaaacaattaataatAAGACTGCAGAGCAATTAGATGCTTAAAATTCTTCAGCATTCGAACACTATTTGAACTGAAAAGGCACGCAgcaatatcttaatccaaatTGCATATTAATTGGTGACGAGGATACAAGGTAATATATATGTGGCCAAAATGCAATACAAAAAGTTACTGCAATATTAGAACCTGAAATGGCAATGAACATGCGGCCATGTCCCAAATCTTGAACGGCTTGGAGACCATCCTCTCCTTCAGTATAAGTTCCCAGAGTGTAATCTCACCATTAGTAGAACCAACTGCTCAACTGATGAACATCAGTGAAAGAAAGGAAGGGGAGAGGAGGAGAAATGTAGCATGCAATGGAGTTTTTAACTACTTCATCAGTACAAGTGTGATCTTAAGGAAGATTAACAATTATACCGAGCAGCAACGTGGAGTGAGAAGGATGAAAATCCATGCTCATCACTGTGGATCCTTGATGCAAGGTCAAAGCTACTGTTCTTGGCAGGTCATCCAATGACCAAGAGGCTTGCTGTCGAGGTGTTGGATACGTCACCTGACAAATAATAAGCAGTGATAGAActgtcaataaaataaatgaagatTCAAATAATTATGTAATACAGTGACAAAAAGCATGATGAAATAGTCCAAACAgccaaaatgaaatttatattaaG
Proteins encoded in this window:
- the LOC120000067 gene encoding topless-related protein 3-like isoform X2; amino-acid sequence: MSSLSRELVFLILQFLEEEKFKESVHMLEKDSGFFFNMKHFEAIVQAGEWEEVEKYLSGFTKVDDNRYSMKIFFEIRKQKYLEALDRQDKAKGVEILVNDLKVFSTFNEELFKEITQLLTLSNFRENEQLSKYGDTKTARTIMLIELKKLIEANPLFRDKLVFPALKSSRLRTLINQSLNWQHQLCKNPRPNPDIKTLFTDHTCIPPNCHLAPTPVSIPVAAVVKQAGYTPLGAHGPFPSTAATAANAGALASWMANASAPSSVQAAVVTTSSVPVPQNQVLKHPRTPPTAPGLVDYQSADHELLIKRIWPSQSVEDVTYPTPRQQASWSLDDLPRTVALTLHQGSTVMSMDFHPSHSTLLLVGSTNGEITLWELILKERMVSKPFKIWDMAACSLPFQASIVKDAPISVSRVAWSPDGNFVGAAFTKHLVHLYGYAGSRDLRQHLEIDAHVGSVNDLAFANPNKTLCVVTCGDDKLIKVWDLSGRKLYHFEGHEAPVYSICPHKKENIQFIFSTAIDGKIKAWLYDNMGSRVDYDAPGHWCTTMLYSADGSRFFSCGTSKEGDSFLVEWNESEGAIKRTYTGFGKKSVGVGVVQFDTTQNNFLAAGEDSQIKFWDMENTNVLTSTDAEGGLEPLPRLKFNKDGSILAVSTADNGFKILANNSGLRIIRSVDTPPAYEAVRMPIESSVIKLLVSGNSAVPNVSPVNCKVERSSPVRPSPIMNGVDSMGRSMEKPTKMDEVIDKLKPWQLAEIVDPGQCRMVSLPDSTDTSSKVVRLIYTNSGVGILALGSNGVQKLWKWTRNEQNPTGKATASVVPHHWQPNSGLLMTNDITGVNLEEAVPCIALSKNDSYVMSATGGKVSLFNMMTFKVMTTFMPPLPASTFLAFHPQDNNIIAIGMEDSTIHIYNVRVDEVKSKLKGHQKRITGLAFSTNLNILVSSGADAQLCVWSIDTWEKRKSVTIQIPAGKAPSGDTRVQFHSDQIRILVVHETQLAIYDASKMERIRQWIPQDALSAPISNAAYSCNSQLVFGTFVDGNIGVFDADSLKLRCRVAASSYLSQSVLNGSQSVYPLVVAAHPLEPNQLAVGLTNGSIKVMEPIESEGKWGSTPPADNGMLNSRTTSSSTTSNHTPDQLQR
- the LOC120000067 gene encoding topless-related protein 3-like isoform X1, yielding MSSLSRELVFLILQFLEEEKFKESVHMLEKDSGFFFNMKHFEAIVQAGEWEEVEKYLSGFTKVDDNRYSMKIFFEIRKQKYLEALDRQDKAKGVEILVNDLKVFSTFNEELFKEITQLLTLSNFRENEQLSKYGDTKTARTIMLIELKKLIEANPLFRDKLVFPALKSSRLRTLINQSLNWQHQLCKNPRPNPDIKTLFTDHTCIPPNCHLAPTPVSIPVAAVVKQAGYTPLGAHGPFPSTAATAANAGALASWMANASAPSSVQAAVVTTSSVPVPQNQVLKHPRTPPTAPGLVDYQSADHELLIKRIWPSQSVEDVTYPTPRQQASWSLDDLPRTVALTLHQGSTVMSMDFHPSHSTLLLVGSTNGEITLWELILKERMVSKPFKIWDMAACSLPFQASIVKDAPISVSRVAWSPDGNFVGAAFTKHLVHLYGYAGSRDLRQHLEIDAHVGSVNDLAFANPNKTLCVVTCGDDKLIKVWDLSGRKLYHFEGHEAPVYSICPHKKENIQQFIFSTAIDGKIKAWLYDNMGSRVDYDAPGHWCTTMLYSADGSRFFSCGTSKEGDSFLVEWNESEGAIKRTYTGFGKKSVGVGVVQFDTTQNNFLAAGEDSQIKFWDMENTNVLTSTDAEGGLEPLPRLKFNKDGSILAVSTADNGFKILANNSGLRIIRSVDTPPAYEAVRMPIESSVIKLLVSGNSAVPNVSPVNCKVERSSPVRPSPIMNGVDSMGRSMEKPTKMDEVIDKLKPWQLAEIVDPGQCRMVSLPDSTDTSSKVVRLIYTNSGVGILALGSNGVQKLWKWTRNEQNPTGKATASVVPHHWQPNSGLLMTNDITGVNLEEAVPCIALSKNDSYVMSATGGKVSLFNMMTFKVMTTFMPPLPASTFLAFHPQDNNIIAIGMEDSTIHIYNVRVDEVKSKLKGHQKRITGLAFSTNLNILVSSGADAQLCVWSIDTWEKRKSVTIQIPAGKAPSGDTRVQFHSDQIRILVVHETQLAIYDASKMERIRQWIPQDALSAPISNAAYSCNSQLVFGTFVDGNIGVFDADSLKLRCRVAASSYLSQSVLNGSQSVYPLVVAAHPLEPNQLAVGLTNGSIKVMEPIESEGKWGSTPPADNGMLNSRTTSSSTTSNHTPDQLQR